From a single Apium graveolens cultivar Ventura chromosome 2, ASM990537v1, whole genome shotgun sequence genomic region:
- the LOC141707596 gene encoding uncharacterized protein LOC141707596, with protein MGVLLASSPPPHISSSICCGSQFSWNSRVVVSVIPPASGVVKVKPGFILRCNCSSNSSSGPAGPSSPGENENKTVLDAFFLGKAFAETLNERIESTVGEILSTIGRLQAEQQKQVEDFQEEVLERAKRSKEKAAKEAMEVQGLIPKASATEVSTVDATIPSVNETQSIVITDEDEKPTSEVPTSDVPTES; from the exons atGGGGGTATTGTTAGCATCGTCCCCACCACCTCATATATCATCATCAATATGTTGTGGTAGCCAATTTTCATGGAACTCCAGAGTTGTTGTTTCTGTTATTCCTCCTGCCTCGGGAGTCGTGAAAGTCAAACCAGGGTTCATTTTGAGGTGCAATTGTAGTAGCAACAGCAGCTCTGGACCTGCTGGCCCTTCTTCTCCTG GTGAAAATGAGAATAAGACTGTGTTAGATGCATTTTTTTTGGGGAAGGCTTTTGCAGAAACACTTAATGAGCGAATCGAATCAACTGTGGGGGAGATACTGAGCACAATTGGTAGGTTACAAGCTGAGCAACAAAAGCAAGTCGAGGACTTCCAG GAAGAGGTTTTGGAAAGAGCTAAAAGATCCAAAGAGAAAGCAGCAAAAGAAGCCATGGAAGTTCAAGGGCTTATCCCCAAGGCATCTGCCACTGAAGTATCTACTGTTGATGCAACTATTCCTTCTGTTAATGAAACCCAGAGTATTGTAATCACTGATGAAGATGAGAAGCCAACGAGCGAAGTTCCTACATCAGATGTACCAACTGAAAGTTGA
- the LOC141707595 gene encoding uncharacterized protein LOC141707595 isoform X3 has translation MKASFFRKESPVKCLCYRTLINSGGVIASDWIPVVDQVLLMTSVFLTYMVGVIPAEKSPFTSKQSIANDRMVPDETSVSGSAVNDDDDEVNLKFAWEIVRKKLLDSLNIIENKGNLGSGVTESEQQRPASLFAIAEAPRFRLLLASFHRLKKEVSNVFGNSSTLVMFEPQVEFSQIIQKSCEHLCIDWLAEELSLKSSNFDMACLSILGEKLNVYDSIIQSVENLGKKDLYTDLIGILRSGSLRKDSCYDFDFFTRHGVSVLEDLVISLADGVASMYVELISVDGDMSDGINSLGLSLCSLSTRALQRLRNEVVLSQWLYQNMDSVASMYEDRFDLRTLESRIIQDSSKGEANKSSWWKNIGMLKSRSASSPLRFVVINCISVPVKRTKELRALTGWRYYYSLFLELFDISMPLVKTVVGKVSEAISFFLVCLIGRSLGLIYTGIRQSLRWK, from the exons ATGAAGGCGAGCTTCTTTAGAAAGGAAAGCCCAGTAAAGTGCCTTTGTTATAGAACTTTAATCAACTCCGGTGGTGTAATCGCTTCTGATTGGATTCCTGTAGTCGACCAAGTACTTCTGATGACAAGTGTATTCCTGACATATATGGTTGGAGTAATACCTGCGGAGAAGTCTCCTTTTACTTCTAAACAGAGCATTGCAAATGACCGTATGGTCCCAGATGAAACCTCAGTTTCTGGTAG TGCAGtaaatgatgatgatgatgaagtTAACTTGAAATTTGCATGGGAGATTGTGAGGAAAAAGCTTCTGGATTCCCTGAATATCATTGAAAACAAAGGGAATTTAGGGAGTGGGGTGACTGAAAGTGAGCAACAAAGGCCTGCAAGTTTGTTTGCCATTGCTGAGGCTCCCAGATTCAGGTTGCTGTTGGCTAGTTTTCATCGGCTCAAGAAAGAG GTCAGCAATGTTTTCGGAAACTCATCCACATTAGTCATGTTTGAGCCGCAGGTTGAGTTTTCACAAATAATTCAGAAGTCCTGTGAGCATTTATGTATCGATTGGTTAGCGGAGGAACTTTCATTAAAATCTAGCAATTTTGACATG GCGTGCCTTTCTATTTTGGGTGAAAAGTTAAATGTATATGACTCCATTATACAGAGTGTCGAAAATTTGGGCAAGAAAGATTTATACACGGATCTGATTGGCATACTTAGATCCGGTTCTTTAAG GAAGGATAGCTGTTACGACTTTGATTTCTTTACCCGTCATGGGGTTTCTGTGTTAGAAGATCTAGTGATTTCACTGGCTGATGGTGTTGCAAGTATGTATGTGGAGCTTATTTCCGTTGATGGCGACATGTCAGATGGTATAAATAGCCTTGGTCTGAGTTTGTGTTCTTTATCGACCAGAGCACTTCAAAGATTACGAAATGAG GTGGTTTTAAGTCAGTGGTTGTACCAGAATATGGACTCAGTCGCATCAATGTACGAGGACAGATTTGATCTTCGAACGCTTGAGAGTCGGATCATTCAGGATTCTAGCAAGGGTGAGGCCAACAAGTCAAGTTGGTGGAAGAATATTGGCATGCTGAAATCTCGATCTGCATCATCTCCATTACGTTTTGTTGTCATAAACTGCATCTCCGTACCTGTTAAGCGTACCAAAGAGTTGAGGGCATTGACTGGATG GAGGTACTACTACAGTCTTTTCCTTGAACTGTTTGATATTTCTATGCCACTTGTTAAAACCGTCGTCGGAAAAGTCAGCGAAGCCATTTCATTTTTTCTAGTTTGCCTGATTGGGAGGTCGCTAGGGCTTATATATACGGGTATAAGGCAGTCCTTACGATGGAAGTGA
- the LOC141707597 gene encoding vesicle-associated membrane protein 721-like, which produces MGQQSLIYSFVARGTVILSEFTEFTGNFTSIASQCLQKLPSTNNKFTYTCDGHTFNYLVQDGFTFCVVAVESAGRQLPMAFLERMKEDFTKKYSGGKAATAVANSLNKEFGPKQKEQMQYCVDHPDEISKLAKVKAQVSEVKGVMMENIEKVLDRGEKIELLVDKTENLRSQAQDFRTQGTQMRRKMWLQNMKIKLIVLGIIIALILIIVLSICSNSKCSNSK; this is translated from the exons ATGGGACAGCAATCTCTAATCTACAGTTTCGTTGCGAGAGGAACTGTGATTCTATCGGAATTTACTGAATTCACCGGCAATTTCACCAGCATCGCTTCTCAGTGTCTCCAGAAGCTTCCTTCTACTAATAACAAGTTTACTTACACCTGCGATGGCCATACTTTTAACTATCTCGTCCAAGACGGCTTTa CATTCTGTGTTGTTGCGGTTGAATCTGCTGGTCGGCAGCTGCCTATGGCTTTCCTTGAACGAATGAAGGAAGATTTTACCAAGAAATATAGTGGGGGTAAAGCTGCAACAGCTGTTGCAAATAGTCTAAACAAAGAGTTTGG GCCAAAGCAGAAAGAACAGATGCAGTATTGTGTGGATCACCCTGACGAGATTAGCAAGCTTGCAAAGGTGAAGGCCCAAGTTTCAGAGGTTAAAGGAGTAATGATGGAAAATATTGAGAAG GTTCTTGATCGTGGTGAGAAGATTGAGCTTCTGGTGGATAAAACTGAGAATCTCCGCTCTCAG GCACAAGATTTCAGGACACAAGGAACACAGATGAGGAGGAAGATGTGGTTGCAAAATATGAAGATAAAGCTGATAGTTCTTGGGATTATTATTGCTCTAATTCTTATCATAGTCTTATCAATTTGTAGTAACAGCAAGTGTTCCAATTCCAAGTGA
- the LOC141707595 gene encoding uncharacterized protein LOC141707595 isoform X1 — translation MSDCVIVPSHTKLPVRRYCVSQHRACPKHVHYDPRKLCAASYKVNPLSSIRICKPSTFGVTIMKASFFRKESPVKCLCYRTLINSGGVIASDWIPVVDQVLLMTSVFLTYMVGVIPAEKSPFTSKQSIANDRMVPDETSVSGSAVNDDDDEVNLKFAWEIVRKKLLDSLNIIENKGNLGSGVTESEQQRPASLFAIAEAPRFRLLLASFHRLKKEVSNVFGNSSTLVMFEPQVEFSQIIQKSCEHLCIDWLAEELSLKSSNFDMACLSILGEKLNVYDSIIQSVENLGKKDLYTDLIGILRSGSLRKDSCYDFDFFTRHGVSVLEDLVISLADGVASMYVELISVDGDMSDGINSLGLSLCSLSTRALQRLRNEVVLSQWLYQNMDSVASMYEDRFDLRTLESRIIQDSSKGEANKSSWWKNIGMLKSRSASSPLRFVVINCISVPVKRTKELRALTGWRYYYSLFLELFDISMPLVKTVVGKVSEAISFFLVCLIGRSLGLIYTGIRQSLRWK, via the exons ATGTCAGACTGTGTAATTGTTCCCTCGCATACCAAGCTGCCTGTTCGTAGATATTGTGTTAGTCAGCATCGTGCTTGTCCCAAACACGTGCACTATGATCCGAG GAAGTTGTGTGCTGCTTCTTACAAAGTCAACCCTCTCTCTTCAATACGCATCTGCAAGCCTAGTACTTTTGGTGTCACAATTATGAAGGCGAGCTTCTTTAGAAAGGAAAGCCCAGTAAAGTGCCTTTGTTATAGAACTTTAATCAACTCCGGTGGTGTAATCGCTTCTGATTGGATTCCTGTAGTCGACCAAGTACTTCTGATGACAAGTGTATTCCTGACATATATGGTTGGAGTAATACCTGCGGAGAAGTCTCCTTTTACTTCTAAACAGAGCATTGCAAATGACCGTATGGTCCCAGATGAAACCTCAGTTTCTGGTAG TGCAGtaaatgatgatgatgatgaagtTAACTTGAAATTTGCATGGGAGATTGTGAGGAAAAAGCTTCTGGATTCCCTGAATATCATTGAAAACAAAGGGAATTTAGGGAGTGGGGTGACTGAAAGTGAGCAACAAAGGCCTGCAAGTTTGTTTGCCATTGCTGAGGCTCCCAGATTCAGGTTGCTGTTGGCTAGTTTTCATCGGCTCAAGAAAGAG GTCAGCAATGTTTTCGGAAACTCATCCACATTAGTCATGTTTGAGCCGCAGGTTGAGTTTTCACAAATAATTCAGAAGTCCTGTGAGCATTTATGTATCGATTGGTTAGCGGAGGAACTTTCATTAAAATCTAGCAATTTTGACATG GCGTGCCTTTCTATTTTGGGTGAAAAGTTAAATGTATATGACTCCATTATACAGAGTGTCGAAAATTTGGGCAAGAAAGATTTATACACGGATCTGATTGGCATACTTAGATCCGGTTCTTTAAG GAAGGATAGCTGTTACGACTTTGATTTCTTTACCCGTCATGGGGTTTCTGTGTTAGAAGATCTAGTGATTTCACTGGCTGATGGTGTTGCAAGTATGTATGTGGAGCTTATTTCCGTTGATGGCGACATGTCAGATGGTATAAATAGCCTTGGTCTGAGTTTGTGTTCTTTATCGACCAGAGCACTTCAAAGATTACGAAATGAG GTGGTTTTAAGTCAGTGGTTGTACCAGAATATGGACTCAGTCGCATCAATGTACGAGGACAGATTTGATCTTCGAACGCTTGAGAGTCGGATCATTCAGGATTCTAGCAAGGGTGAGGCCAACAAGTCAAGTTGGTGGAAGAATATTGGCATGCTGAAATCTCGATCTGCATCATCTCCATTACGTTTTGTTGTCATAAACTGCATCTCCGTACCTGTTAAGCGTACCAAAGAGTTGAGGGCATTGACTGGATG GAGGTACTACTACAGTCTTTTCCTTGAACTGTTTGATATTTCTATGCCACTTGTTAAAACCGTCGTCGGAAAAGTCAGCGAAGCCATTTCATTTTTTCTAGTTTGCCTGATTGGGAGGTCGCTAGGGCTTATATATACGGGTATAAGGCAGTCCTTACGATGGAAGTGA
- the LOC141707595 gene encoding uncharacterized protein LOC141707595 isoform X2, with amino-acid sequence MSDCVIVPSHTKLPVRRYCVSQHRACPKHVHYDPRKLCAASYKVNPLSSIRICKPSTFGVTIMKASFFRKESPVKCLCYRTLINSGGVIASDWIPVVDQVLLMTSVFLTYMVGVIPAEKSPFTSKQSIANDRMVPDETSVSVNDDDDEVNLKFAWEIVRKKLLDSLNIIENKGNLGSGVTESEQQRPASLFAIAEAPRFRLLLASFHRLKKEVSNVFGNSSTLVMFEPQVEFSQIIQKSCEHLCIDWLAEELSLKSSNFDMACLSILGEKLNVYDSIIQSVENLGKKDLYTDLIGILRSGSLRKDSCYDFDFFTRHGVSVLEDLVISLADGVASMYVELISVDGDMSDGINSLGLSLCSLSTRALQRLRNEVVLSQWLYQNMDSVASMYEDRFDLRTLESRIIQDSSKGEANKSSWWKNIGMLKSRSASSPLRFVVINCISVPVKRTKELRALTGWRYYYSLFLELFDISMPLVKTVVGKVSEAISFFLVCLIGRSLGLIYTGIRQSLRWK; translated from the exons ATGTCAGACTGTGTAATTGTTCCCTCGCATACCAAGCTGCCTGTTCGTAGATATTGTGTTAGTCAGCATCGTGCTTGTCCCAAACACGTGCACTATGATCCGAG GAAGTTGTGTGCTGCTTCTTACAAAGTCAACCCTCTCTCTTCAATACGCATCTGCAAGCCTAGTACTTTTGGTGTCACAATTATGAAGGCGAGCTTCTTTAGAAAGGAAAGCCCAGTAAAGTGCCTTTGTTATAGAACTTTAATCAACTCCGGTGGTGTAATCGCTTCTGATTGGATTCCTGTAGTCGACCAAGTACTTCTGATGACAAGTGTATTCCTGACATATATGGTTGGAGTAATACCTGCGGAGAAGTCTCCTTTTACTTCTAAACAGAGCATTGCAAATGACCGTATGGTCCCAGATGAAACCTCAGTTTCTG taaatgatgatgatgatgaagtTAACTTGAAATTTGCATGGGAGATTGTGAGGAAAAAGCTTCTGGATTCCCTGAATATCATTGAAAACAAAGGGAATTTAGGGAGTGGGGTGACTGAAAGTGAGCAACAAAGGCCTGCAAGTTTGTTTGCCATTGCTGAGGCTCCCAGATTCAGGTTGCTGTTGGCTAGTTTTCATCGGCTCAAGAAAGAG GTCAGCAATGTTTTCGGAAACTCATCCACATTAGTCATGTTTGAGCCGCAGGTTGAGTTTTCACAAATAATTCAGAAGTCCTGTGAGCATTTATGTATCGATTGGTTAGCGGAGGAACTTTCATTAAAATCTAGCAATTTTGACATG GCGTGCCTTTCTATTTTGGGTGAAAAGTTAAATGTATATGACTCCATTATACAGAGTGTCGAAAATTTGGGCAAGAAAGATTTATACACGGATCTGATTGGCATACTTAGATCCGGTTCTTTAAG GAAGGATAGCTGTTACGACTTTGATTTCTTTACCCGTCATGGGGTTTCTGTGTTAGAAGATCTAGTGATTTCACTGGCTGATGGTGTTGCAAGTATGTATGTGGAGCTTATTTCCGTTGATGGCGACATGTCAGATGGTATAAATAGCCTTGGTCTGAGTTTGTGTTCTTTATCGACCAGAGCACTTCAAAGATTACGAAATGAG GTGGTTTTAAGTCAGTGGTTGTACCAGAATATGGACTCAGTCGCATCAATGTACGAGGACAGATTTGATCTTCGAACGCTTGAGAGTCGGATCATTCAGGATTCTAGCAAGGGTGAGGCCAACAAGTCAAGTTGGTGGAAGAATATTGGCATGCTGAAATCTCGATCTGCATCATCTCCATTACGTTTTGTTGTCATAAACTGCATCTCCGTACCTGTTAAGCGTACCAAAGAGTTGAGGGCATTGACTGGATG GAGGTACTACTACAGTCTTTTCCTTGAACTGTTTGATATTTCTATGCCACTTGTTAAAACCGTCGTCGGAAAAGTCAGCGAAGCCATTTCATTTTTTCTAGTTTGCCTGATTGGGAGGTCGCTAGGGCTTATATATACGGGTATAAGGCAGTCCTTACGATGGAAGTGA
- the LOC141707598 gene encoding pantoate--beta-alanine ligase produces the protein MEQPKQPKIITDKNEMREWSRSMRAQGKTIGLVPTMGYLHQGHLSLLREAHKHTQVFVVSIYVNPGQFSPNEDLSTYPSDFNGDINKLMSVPGGVDVVFHPHNLYDYGVGSVGNGEGGVEKEGVVSCVKDGGLGHETWVRVERLEKGLCGKSRPIFFRGVATIVTKLFNIVDPDVAVFGKKDYQQWRLVTRMVRDLDFSIRIIGSEITREKDGLAMSSRNVHLSTDEREKALSINRSLSKAKDAAEMGQINSRDLINSVIESIQEAGGRIDYAEIVDQESLKAVEKITSPVVFCIAAWFGKVRLIDNIEISS, from the exons ATGGAACAACCTAAACAACCAAAAATCATAACAGACAAGAATGAAATGAGAGAGTGGTCAAGATCAATGAGAGCTCAAGGTAAGACAATAGGGTTAGTTCCTACAATGGGTTATTTACACCAAGGTCATCTGTCTCTTCTTAGAGAAGCTCATAAACATACCCAAGTTTTTGTTGTCTCGATTTATGTAAACCCTGGTCAGTTCTCTCCTAATGAGGATCTTTCAACATACCCTTCTGATTTTAATGGTGATATTAACAAACTCATGTCTGTTCCTGGTGGGGTTGATGTTGTTTTTCATCCCCATAATTTGTATGACTATGGTGTTGGTAGTGTTGGGAATGGTGAAGGTGGGGTTGAGAAAGAGGGGGTGGTTTCTTGTGTGAAAGATGGAGGGTTAGGGCATGAAACTTGGGTTAGAGTCGAAAGATTGGAGAAGGGGTTGTGTGGGAAAAGTAGGCCTATTTTCTTTAGAGGGGTTGCGACAATTGTGACCAAGTTATTTAATATAGTTGATCCTGATGTTGCTGTTTTCGGGAAGAAGGATTATCAGCAGTGGAGACTCGTTACTAGAATG GTTAGAGATCTTGATTTTTCCATAAGAATAATTGGGTCTGAAATAACGCGAGAGAAGGATGGCCTTGCAATGAGCTCACGCAATGTACACCTCTCAACCGACGAGAGGGAAAAG GCCTTGTCAATCAACCGATCACTGTCCAAAGCTAAAGATGCTGCAGAGATGGGTCAAATAAACAGCAGAGATTTGATAAATTCAGTTATTGAATCTATACAGGAAGCAGGGGGAAGGATTGATTATGCTGAG ATAGTAGATCAAGAAAGTTTGAAAGCAGTGGAAAAGATTACAAGTCCAGTTGTGTTCTGCATTGCTGCATGGTTTGGGAAAGTCAGGCTGATTGACAACATTGAAATCAGTAGCTAA